The following proteins are co-located in the Pseudoalteromonas sp. N1230-9 genome:
- a CDS encoding VOC family protein, producing the protein MAVSAIPKGFHAVTPYLVIDGATKAIEFYKQAFDAELVMQMPLPDGGVAHGEIKIADSHIMLSDNCPDIEFKSPQQLGGSPVSLMLYVEDVDVVFAKALSLGAKELRPVHDQFYGDRSGTLEDPFGHIWTIGTHKEDLTEQELMQRMSELMSKEQDA; encoded by the coding sequence ATGGCTGTTTCTGCAATTCCTAAAGGTTTCCATGCGGTAACCCCGTATTTGGTTATAGACGGTGCCACTAAGGCGATAGAGTTTTACAAACAAGCATTTGATGCCGAACTTGTAATGCAAATGCCCTTGCCTGATGGCGGTGTCGCTCACGGCGAAATAAAAATTGCCGACTCTCATATCATGCTATCTGATAATTGCCCTGATATAGAATTTAAGTCTCCACAGCAATTAGGGGGCTCTCCAGTGAGCCTTATGCTGTATGTTGAAGATGTTGATGTGGTATTCGCCAAAGCCCTATCGCTAGGGGCAAAAGAGCTGCGCCCAGTGCACGATCAATTCTATGGCGACAGATCAGGGACGTTAGAAGACCCGTTTGGTCATATTTGGACTATAGGCACACACAAAGAAGATCTTACCGAGCAAGAGCTTATGCAGCGTATGAGTGAGTTGATGAGTAAAGAGCAAGATGCCTAA
- a CDS encoding alpha/beta fold hydrolase, protein MEHILTASGISISYQDEGDKHAPVIILIIGLGAQYTVWPDSLYYGLVEKGFRVIRFDNRDAGLSSKLDEFGKPSLLKHWLSRRFPIRTNLPYSLDDMARDVKQFMNALDIKKAHLVGASMGGMIAQIAAAKYKKRILSLTSIMSSSSPLSFSSSNVNLLVKLAKIRPRSSNKEAAIEYNVRLNQLIGSPAYPQDEHTLYANAERYITRAHNNQKGFKRQLAAIAATPYREQLLKKIKAPTLVIHGSADPVMPLSGGIHTAQLIKRSKLKVIPGMGHDFPPALMKKITKWISKHAHKASQKSIPKAKHAHSHFKK, encoded by the coding sequence ATGGAACATATCCTTACAGCCAGCGGCATATCTATTAGTTATCAAGATGAAGGCGATAAACATGCGCCAGTTATTATCTTGATCATTGGTTTAGGGGCGCAATACACGGTGTGGCCAGATAGCCTTTATTATGGACTCGTTGAAAAAGGTTTTAGGGTCATCCGCTTTGATAATCGAGATGCAGGTTTGTCATCAAAACTAGATGAGTTTGGCAAACCGAGCTTGCTAAAACATTGGCTAAGTCGACGCTTTCCTATTCGCACTAATTTACCTTACTCGTTAGATGACATGGCTCGTGATGTAAAGCAATTCATGAACGCTTTAGACATAAAAAAAGCCCATTTAGTGGGGGCTTCTATGGGCGGTATGATTGCGCAAATTGCCGCAGCGAAGTATAAAAAACGTATACTGAGCTTAACCTCTATTATGTCGAGCAGCTCGCCTTTGTCGTTTTCAAGTTCAAATGTTAACCTGCTGGTAAAGCTTGCCAAAATAAGGCCTCGCAGCAGCAATAAAGAAGCCGCTATTGAATATAATGTTCGGCTAAACCAATTGATTGGCAGCCCTGCTTACCCGCAAGATGAACACACTTTATATGCCAACGCCGAACGCTATATAACACGCGCTCACAATAACCAAAAGGGTTTTAAACGTCAGCTTGCGGCCATTGCCGCAACGCCATATCGTGAGCAACTTTTAAAGAAAATTAAAGCCCCTACTTTAGTGATCCATGGCAGTGCAGATCCTGTTATGCCATTATCTGGTGGGATTCATACGGCGCAACTTATAAAGCGTAGCAAGCTCAAAGTTATACCAGGGATGGGTCACGATTTTCCGCCAGCCTTAATGAAAAAGATAACCAAATGGATTAGCAAACACGCCCATAAAGCGTCACAAAAAAGTATACCTAAAGCAAAGCATGCCCATAGCCACTTTAAAAAATGA
- a CDS encoding TonB-dependent receptor domain-containing protein — MKSIKPSLLTLAIAAQFSAFADDAKPKQDMERLVITATGFEQKVTEAPASISIITNEDIKSHSFTSVLDAVQYLEGIDIGTTRDKTGQGSVSMRGLTGEYTLLLIDGKRQNNHGDIYPNNFGGNAFNHVPPVDAIERVEVIRGPASTLYGADALGGVINIITKKHTDSWSGAVSFSRSLQQNDDFGDDITTDFSVMGPLIKDVLSLGVRGSVYEQQASSPTFEPATDPNGVVHNRSLGFGSGGRTVDNTNEQYGFTLTYTPFESHHLRFDYDNSSQVYDNTPSYDIESGTITYPLGTKDNIESIWQDRRGQVNPRAGYAADQEFDREWWSLSYDGELEWATVKASVSYVDTQNNGRTLPLSVSERLELQAMYDGTGEYEGLDEQARKDLAEETFLPRPARPLESSQYTYDLRFDIPITGRFGSHNLAIGGQLIDGELKDGVFGLESDQAGQVQEQNMYSVFAEDNWMATDNFTFTLGARYDDHDVFGSQVSPRVYGVYNLSDTWTLKGGVSTGYKTPQTTDLYDGITGFGGQGTSPFAGNPDLEPETSVNSEIALYWNSLDGDHNINVTYYNTKFEDKIARGDTILSCEQTNNVRPCVNLGQYDQLGYDSYSQKINIDEVDLQGVEIAGQYTITKTVSINGNYTWTDSEQKSGPEEGQPLTNSAEHMANLTLNWEATDFMNLYLQGVYRSDRYRGWDNVHDKALYYKNYNLLNLGAQFYVNEYVQINARVNNLLDEDFTSYSTSYTDLNGDGEYEYLTGRGVVSEVTFTDDYNVKDKGRNFWIGVTAYF, encoded by the coding sequence ATGAAATCAATCAAACCAAGCTTACTAACACTGGCTATTGCAGCTCAGTTTTCAGCGTTTGCTGACGATGCTAAGCCTAAGCAAGATATGGAACGCTTAGTAATCACTGCAACGGGCTTCGAACAGAAAGTAACTGAAGCGCCCGCAAGTATCTCTATCATTACTAACGAAGATATAAAATCTCACTCATTTACATCAGTGCTAGATGCTGTGCAGTATTTAGAAGGTATCGACATTGGCACGACACGAGATAAAACGGGCCAAGGCAGTGTGAGTATGCGTGGTTTAACAGGCGAGTACACCCTGTTATTGATTGATGGTAAACGCCAAAATAACCATGGCGACATTTATCCAAACAATTTTGGTGGCAACGCGTTTAACCACGTACCACCGGTCGATGCCATTGAACGTGTTGAAGTTATTCGCGGTCCTGCATCAACGCTTTATGGTGCAGATGCACTGGGCGGTGTAATTAATATCATCACCAAAAAGCACACTGATAGCTGGAGCGGTGCTGTTTCATTTAGCCGTTCATTACAGCAAAACGATGATTTTGGTGATGACATTACCACTGACTTTAGTGTGATGGGTCCGCTTATCAAAGACGTATTAAGTTTAGGTGTACGCGGCAGTGTATACGAACAACAAGCATCATCGCCAACATTCGAACCTGCAACTGATCCTAATGGTGTTGTACATAACCGCTCACTCGGCTTTGGTAGTGGTGGTCGTACGGTTGATAACACAAACGAGCAGTATGGCTTTACTTTAACTTATACCCCGTTTGAGTCTCATCATTTACGTTTTGATTATGATAACTCAAGCCAAGTGTATGACAACACGCCAAGCTACGACATTGAATCGGGCACGATTACCTACCCGCTTGGCACAAAAGACAATATTGAATCAATTTGGCAAGACCGCCGTGGTCAAGTTAACCCGCGCGCAGGTTATGCAGCTGATCAAGAGTTTGATCGTGAATGGTGGTCACTCAGTTACGATGGCGAGCTTGAATGGGCAACTGTTAAGGCCTCTGTTTCTTATGTTGATACGCAAAATAACGGCCGTACTTTACCACTTAGTGTAAGCGAGCGTTTAGAGCTGCAAGCTATGTACGATGGCACTGGCGAATACGAAGGGTTGGATGAGCAGGCACGTAAAGACTTAGCAGAAGAAACCTTCTTACCACGCCCTGCTCGTCCACTTGAAAGCAGCCAATACACCTATGACTTACGTTTTGATATTCCAATTACAGGGCGTTTTGGTAGCCATAACCTAGCAATTGGTGGCCAACTTATCGACGGTGAGTTAAAAGACGGTGTATTCGGCCTTGAAAGCGATCAAGCAGGTCAAGTACAAGAGCAAAACATGTACTCAGTATTTGCCGAAGATAACTGGATGGCAACTGACAACTTTACCTTCACATTAGGTGCTCGTTACGATGACCATGATGTATTTGGCAGCCAAGTATCACCACGCGTTTACGGTGTGTACAACTTATCAGATACTTGGACGTTAAAAGGGGGTGTGAGTACAGGTTATAAAACACCACAAACAACCGATCTTTACGACGGTATCACAGGGTTTGGTGGTCAGGGCACAAGCCCATTTGCGGGTAACCCAGACCTAGAGCCAGAAACCAGTGTGAATTCAGAAATCGCACTTTACTGGAACTCTTTAGACGGCGATCACAATATCAATGTGACTTACTACAACACCAAGTTTGAAGACAAAATTGCCCGCGGCGATACTATTTTAAGCTGTGAGCAAACGAACAATGTTCGCCCTTGTGTAAACTTAGGTCAGTACGATCAACTTGGCTACGATAGCTACAGCCAAAAAATCAATATCGATGAAGTAGACCTACAAGGTGTTGAAATTGCAGGTCAATACACTATTACTAAAACGGTATCGATTAACGGTAATTATACGTGGACTGATAGCGAACAAAAGAGCGGTCCAGAAGAAGGTCAGCCATTAACTAACTCAGCTGAGCACATGGCAAACCTTACCCTAAACTGGGAAGCCACTGACTTTATGAATCTGTACCTTCAAGGTGTGTATCGTTCTGACCGTTACCGCGGTTGGGATAACGTGCACGACAAAGCGCTTTACTATAAAAACTACAACCTACTTAATTTAGGTGCGCAGTTCTATGTAAATGAGTACGTGCAAATCAATGCCCGTGTAAACAACCTATTAGACGAAGATTTCACATCTTATAGCACTAGCTATACCGACCTAAATGGTGATGGTGAATATGAGTACCTAACAGGTCGCGGTGTAGTTAGCGAAGTAACATTCACAGACGACTACAACGTGAAAGATAAAGGTCGTAACTTCTGGATTGGCGTTACCGCTTACTTTTAA
- a CDS encoding alkaline phosphatase PhoX codes for MVSRREFLVGAGTLAFLGLSKSAMGNVSLSDLKTSISGFGPLLSDPNKLLDLPAGFSYQVISRLGEKMSDGFTVPDKADGMGCIALGNDHVALVRNHELKPKDLAKAEASIANHKTPLAFDTNSDGVALPGGTSHIIYNLKTHQKEQEYLSLVGTIRNCSGGITPWGTWLTCEETTDTKADGFNQDHGYIFEVPANSKGLIKPEPLTAMGRFNHEAAAVDPRTGIVYLTEDKGDSVFYRFIPNEYGKLHKGGQLQAMVVKGKPQFDSRNWNKKTMGLHQEFEVEWVNLDNPESPKDDLRLRGYKQGAALFARGEGIHWGDKELYFCCTNGGKKQLGQVMKYQPSAFEGTDKEAEQPGKISLFVESSSKTLYNFGDNLTVSPNGHLIVCEDQYTDVVDNHLRGVTPQGQVYNFARLVAQTELAGACFSPDGSTLFVNVYSPAKTLAIRGPWHQFSA; via the coding sequence ATGGTTTCACGTCGAGAATTTTTAGTCGGGGCGGGTACTTTAGCTTTTTTAGGATTGTCTAAAAGTGCCATGGGAAATGTTTCATTAAGTGATCTTAAAACATCAATAAGTGGTTTTGGCCCATTACTTTCAGATCCTAATAAATTGTTAGATCTACCAGCTGGGTTTAGTTATCAAGTTATTTCTAGGCTTGGTGAAAAAATGTCTGATGGATTTACGGTCCCTGATAAAGCCGATGGTATGGGCTGTATCGCACTTGGTAATGATCACGTTGCTTTAGTGCGTAACCATGAACTCAAGCCAAAAGATTTAGCAAAAGCTGAAGCGAGTATTGCAAACCATAAAACCCCCCTCGCATTCGATACCAACAGTGACGGTGTTGCATTACCAGGTGGAACTAGCCACATCATTTATAACTTAAAAACACATCAAAAAGAGCAAGAGTATTTGTCGTTAGTAGGGACTATTCGTAATTGTTCAGGGGGGATTACCCCTTGGGGAACATGGCTAACTTGTGAAGAAACTACCGATACAAAAGCCGATGGATTCAATCAAGATCATGGTTATATTTTTGAAGTGCCAGCAAATAGTAAAGGCCTAATTAAACCAGAGCCATTAACAGCAATGGGGCGATTCAACCATGAAGCTGCAGCGGTTGACCCGCGTACGGGCATTGTTTATTTAACGGAAGACAAAGGCGACAGTGTTTTTTATCGTTTTATTCCTAATGAATATGGCAAGCTGCATAAAGGCGGGCAATTACAAGCTATGGTGGTAAAAGGTAAGCCACAATTCGATAGCCGTAACTGGAATAAAAAAACCATGGGGTTACATCAAGAATTTGAGGTTGAGTGGGTAAATCTAGATAACCCTGAAAGCCCAAAAGACGACTTACGCCTGCGTGGATATAAACAAGGAGCAGCATTATTTGCCCGTGGTGAAGGTATTCATTGGGGTGATAAAGAACTGTATTTTTGTTGTACCAACGGCGGTAAAAAACAACTGGGTCAGGTTATGAAATATCAGCCATCAGCGTTTGAAGGCACGGATAAAGAAGCTGAGCAACCTGGTAAAATCTCCTTGTTTGTCGAAAGTAGCAGCAAAACCCTTTATAACTTTGGCGATAACCTAACCGTGTCACCTAATGGCCATTTAATTGTGTGTGAAGACCAATATACCGATGTAGTTGATAATCACTTGCGTGGTGTAACACCACAGGGCCAAGTTTATAATTTTGCTCGTTTAGTTGCGCAAACTGAGCTGGCAGGTGCCTGTTTTTCACCTGATGGTAGCACTTTGTTTGTGAATGTTTACTCTCCAGCAAAAACATTGGCTATTAGAGGTCCTTGGCATCAATTTAGTGCTTAA
- a CDS encoding MipA/OmpV family protein, with product MTKHEILRNSLFSYPFILAYCFASLFINGAQAKEQTDKWQMDVGAGQLAIDTPWHGYDIQAMSLPYFNVRKGAWRIGPKYGLVQYAFLYGAEFEATMGLSFRDETYDSSLIFSDELSDDEVFTNYKDGKGELTFRTQLQYKQLFLRLAQDISNHSEGLTLLARYHLPIYGKGLGLQLSADLGLYWQDEKYTQYLYGISEKNIAPEYGRYAYQTRSAINPFTALNLAYIFNEHWSIQATYRIETLDSTIKKSPLVGDSAKQQLAVFVNYRFEK from the coding sequence ATGACCAAACATGAAATTCTGCGAAATAGTTTATTTTCTTATCCGTTCATCCTTGCTTATTGCTTTGCATCATTATTTATCAACGGTGCTCAAGCAAAAGAGCAAACAGATAAATGGCAAATGGATGTGGGGGCTGGGCAGCTTGCAATCGATACTCCTTGGCATGGTTACGATATACAAGCGATGTCGCTTCCATATTTTAATGTGCGTAAAGGTGCGTGGCGTATTGGTCCTAAATACGGCCTCGTGCAATATGCTTTTTTATATGGAGCAGAATTTGAAGCCACCATGGGGCTAAGTTTTCGTGATGAGACCTACGATAGTAGCTTAATTTTTAGTGATGAGTTGTCAGACGACGAGGTATTTACAAATTATAAAGATGGTAAAGGGGAGCTTACTTTTAGAACTCAGTTACAGTATAAACAGCTGTTTTTACGTTTAGCGCAAGATATTTCTAACCACTCAGAAGGACTTACCTTACTTGCGAGGTATCACCTACCTATTTATGGTAAAGGTTTGGGTTTACAGCTCAGTGCTGATCTTGGTCTCTACTGGCAAGATGAAAAGTACACCCAATATCTCTATGGCATCTCTGAGAAGAACATTGCCCCAGAATACGGTCGATATGCTTATCAAACTCGCTCTGCTATTAATCCATTTACTGCGTTGAATCTTGCTTATATTTTTAACGAACATTGGTCCATCCAAGCGACTTACCGTATTGAAACGTTAGACTCAACAATCAAAAAAAGCCCGTTAGTAGGAGACAGTGCTAAGCAGCAGTTGGCCGTTTTTGTAAATTATCGTTTTGAGAAGTAA